A single Elephas maximus indicus isolate mEleMax1 chromosome 2, mEleMax1 primary haplotype, whole genome shotgun sequence DNA region contains:
- the ANXA2R gene encoding annexin-2 receptor, with translation MKQHFPDCVKQAWDSADDSPEALALPFGSSEDSGPWPLPFYPKLGEPSPDSLELLSSPPWRLHWVYSQNGLSDRAQSTLEGSSALLAQDLWPGTQTPEASPGDVDPVEEPDRRRWLWPFLQDQPPCAGDTQLDSQTPDSPDHSERRRPPATAWWRHPRVFAGCWEWIRRVFPKPWGCCR, from the coding sequence ATGAAGCAGCATTTTCCTGACTGTGTGAAGCAGGCTTGGGATTCCGCAGACGACTCTCCGGAggccctggctctgccattcGGGAGCTCAGAAGATTCTGGGCCCTGGCCGCTCCCTTTCTATCCCAAGCTGGGAGAACCCTCACCCGACAGCCTGGAACTGCTTTCCAGTCCTCCGTGGCGACTGCACTGGGTCTACTCGCAAAACGGACTCTCTGACAGAGCGCAGAGCACCCTGGAAGGAAGTTCAGCCTTGCTCGCTCAGGACCTTTGGCCCGGGACACAGACACCAGAGGCCTCTCCAGGAGACGTGGACCCTGTGGAAGAACCGGATAGACGACGCTGGCTGTGGCCATTTCTCCAGGACCAGCCTCCCTGCGCGGGCGACACACAACTGGACAGCCAGACTCCTGACAGCCCAGACCATTCGGAGCGCCGCCGCCCTCCTGCCACCGCTTGGTGGAGACACCCCCGGGTTTTTGCAGGCTGCTGGGAATGGATTCGTCGCGTGTTCCCCAAACCCTGGGGCTGCTGCCGCTAG